In Aequorivita sp. H23M31, a single window of DNA contains:
- a CDS encoding VanZ family protein, with protein sequence MMRDIKLLLENKSTLILILAVIYTVVITVLFLIPPSDLPKMSLPGGSDKFVHLLIHAGLVGVWLLYFTARNNRGFDGKYVILVLAGSLIFGIIIELLQEFLTASRTADIFDVLANFGGALVGVFIFQRVKHFFTS encoded by the coding sequence ATGATGCGGGATATAAAGCTATTATTGGAAAATAAATCCACTCTTATTCTTATTTTGGCCGTTATCTATACAGTCGTGATAACGGTCTTGTTTTTAATTCCACCGTCAGATTTGCCCAAGATGAGCTTGCCAGGAGGATCGGATAAATTCGTACACTTGTTGATACACGCAGGGTTAGTGGGAGTATGGCTGCTTTATTTTACAGCAAGGAACAATCGTGGATTTGATGGCAAATACGTAATTCTTGTTCTCGCGGGAAGTCTTATTTTCGGCATAATAATTGAGCTTCTACAAGAATTCTTAACTGCTTCTAGAACAGCCGATATTTTCGATGTTCTTGCAAATTTTGGCGGAGCATTAGTCGGAGTTTTTATTTTTCAAAGAGTAAAACATTTTTTTACTTCCTAA
- a CDS encoding energy transducer TonB, translating into MEPKKNPKADVGRRSMLFFQLGMILMLLLAWQAIEWKSYDKTTSDFGKLDVGDDLIEEVPITQQLTPPPPPPPPPPAPEVIDVIEDEDEVEETIIESTETHQDEKIVEVKEIKEEVVEEEIADVPFAVIENVPVYPGCENEKGNDAKKKCMSEKVAAFINKKFNTDLAGDLGLAGRQRISVQFKIDKNGKVIDVRARAPHPRLESEAIRVVQSLPDMTPGKQRGKPVGVLYSLPIVFDIQ; encoded by the coding sequence ATGGAACCCAAAAAAAATCCCAAGGCTGATGTAGGTCGTAGGAGTATGCTTTTCTTCCAGCTCGGCATGATTTTAATGCTTTTGTTGGCATGGCAGGCAATAGAATGGAAATCTTATGATAAGACAACCAGCGATTTTGGAAAATTGGATGTTGGTGACGATCTTATTGAAGAAGTCCCAATTACCCAACAATTGACCCCACCGCCACCGCCACCGCCGCCGCCGCCAGCTCCAGAGGTTATTGATGTTATTGAAGATGAAGACGAAGTGGAGGAAACAATCATAGAATCTACCGAAACCCACCAAGATGAGAAAATTGTGGAGGTAAAGGAAATTAAGGAGGAAGTGGTTGAAGAAGAAATTGCCGACGTTCCTTTTGCTGTTATTGAGAATGTTCCTGTTTATCCAGGATGCGAGAATGAAAAAGGAAATGACGCCAAGAAAAAATGTATGTCTGAAAAGGTAGCTGCATTTATTAATAAAAAGTTCAACACCGATCTTGCTGGGGATCTAGGTCTTGCCGGCCGTCAGAGAATTTCCGTTCAGTTTAAGATTGATAAGAATGGAAAGGTAATCGATGTGCGTGCACGTGCCCCACATCCAAGATTGGAAAGCGAGGCTATTCGTGTGGTTCAATCTTTGCCCGATATGACTCCAGGAAAACAAAGAGGTAAACCAGTAGGTGTACTTTATTCACTTCCAATTGTATTTGATATTCAATAA
- a CDS encoding gliding motility protein RemB encodes MKHLLLLCLFSFTLSSVAQISSTDYEKYPEFPNCKEMSVDEMEQCFSQTLQQFIYDNLSVPEKIAEQKYKGIINVLFEVNKEGKFNLLYVDGVYAELNTEVRRVFEMLPTLKPATYNGSPTYVQFTLPIAIPLVEPGKSILSPSKDPAKESQEKLAKEYDEIKNLPYKNQEYKSNINIPLSHHNYSLFDPDMNRVGLNTHTGQKPYTYDEVNKYYDFEVHNTRISEPRSTWLGRKFWNEHMVTISGDDYWITLDPGVDLQVGKDFDADINTYNNTRLVYTQGGLGKKLTFFAVVYESQGRFADYFNRYAESIRPYGGNPAIIPGRGVAKKFKTDSYDYPVATGQISYSPSKYFNLQLGHGKNFIGDGYRSLLISDNASPYPYFRLNTTFWKLKYTNVWMSLRDVRLEATDGGSFGTKYMAYHYLSYNITKRLNLGFFESVIWENDNNRGFDFNYLNPVIFYRAIEFSTGSRGGNALIGLTGKYKVNDRVNVYGQLAIDEFSTSDIFGGNGSYKNKIGYQLGLKYYDAFGVKNLYLQTEYNRARPYMYAHNTINLNYGHNNQSMAHTLGANFSEFIAIARYQRGRVFGDAKLIMAKRGFEFNTPEDSFFYGSDIYGTENDRVSDLGNTVAQGNTTDFLHTEVQLGYLINPATNLKIYGSYIFRNFSPTIDTDMVFKNQTTWVNFGIRTDLFNWYYDF; translated from the coding sequence ATGAAACATTTATTATTGCTATGCTTATTTTCCTTTACACTTAGCAGTGTCGCACAAATTTCCTCCACGGATTACGAGAAATATCCTGAATTTCCCAATTGTAAAGAGATGTCTGTTGATGAAATGGAGCAATGTTTTAGCCAGACCTTACAGCAATTTATTTATGATAATCTGTCCGTGCCAGAGAAGATTGCTGAACAAAAATATAAGGGAATTATTAATGTGCTTTTTGAAGTTAATAAGGAAGGAAAATTCAATTTGCTCTATGTAGATGGTGTTTATGCAGAACTAAATACAGAAGTGCGTCGGGTTTTTGAAATGCTCCCTACTCTCAAACCTGCTACTTATAATGGGTCTCCTACTTATGTCCAGTTTACATTGCCAATCGCTATTCCGTTGGTAGAACCAGGAAAAAGTATTTTGTCTCCTTCCAAAGATCCCGCGAAGGAATCCCAGGAAAAGTTGGCAAAGGAATACGATGAAATAAAGAATCTTCCCTATAAAAATCAGGAATATAAAAGCAATATCAACATTCCTCTTTCACATCATAATTATAGTCTTTTTGATCCTGATATGAATAGGGTTGGGCTCAATACACATACAGGTCAAAAACCTTATACGTATGATGAAGTTAATAAATATTATGATTTTGAGGTCCATAATACCCGTATATCCGAACCTCGTAGTACTTGGTTGGGCCGAAAGTTTTGGAATGAGCATATGGTGACCATTAGCGGGGACGATTATTGGATTACCCTGGATCCTGGGGTAGATCTTCAAGTGGGTAAGGATTTTGATGCGGACATTAATACGTATAATAATACGCGGCTAGTATATACTCAAGGTGGGTTGGGTAAGAAGCTTACTTTTTTTGCGGTCGTTTATGAAAGTCAGGGGCGGTTTGCAGATTATTTTAATAGGTATGCCGAATCTATAAGGCCTTATGGTGGGAATCCCGCCATTATTCCTGGTAGAGGAGTAGCAAAAAAATTTAAGACGGATTCCTATGATTATCCTGTTGCGACGGGACAGATTTCCTATTCCCCTTCTAAATATTTTAATCTCCAACTTGGCCACGGCAAGAATTTTATAGGTGATGGTTACCGCTCTTTGTTGATAAGTGATAATGCCAGTCCATATCCTTATTTTAGATTGAATACGACTTTTTGGAAATTGAAATACACAAATGTGTGGATGTCCCTCCGTGATGTGCGCCTGGAAGCAACCGATGGAGGTTCCTTTGGAACGAAATATATGGCATATCACTATTTGAGCTATAACATTACCAAACGTTTAAATCTTGGTTTTTTTGAATCGGTAATATGGGAAAATGACAATAATCGCGGTTTTGATTTTAATTATCTCAATCCAGTTATATTTTATCGTGCTATTGAATTCTCGACTGGTTCCAGAGGCGGAAATGCCTTAATAGGGTTAACAGGAAAGTACAAGGTGAATGATCGTGTTAACGTGTATGGACAGTTGGCAATAGACGAGTTTTCAACTTCCGATATTTTTGGAGGAAATGGAAGTTATAAAAATAAGATAGGATATCAGCTAGGTTTGAAATATTATGATGCCTTTGGTGTAAAAAACCTTTACCTGCAGACAGAGTACAATCGCGCCCGTCCTTATATGTATGCCCATAATACCATTAACTTAAACTATGGCCATAACAACCAATCTATGGCCCATACGCTGGGAGCTAACTTTTCGGAATTTATAGCAATAGCAAGATATCAAAGAGGAAGAGTATTTGGCGATGCCAAATTGATAATGGCAAAACGCGGTTTCGAGTTCAACACCCCAGAAGATTCATTCTTTTACGGAAGTGATATTTATGGGACTGAAAATGATAGGGTATCCGATCTAGGAAATACGGTTGCACAAGGTAATACTACCGATTTCCTTCATACGGAAGTACAACTGGGATATTTAATAAATCCAGCTACGAATCTGAAAATCTATGGAAGTTATATTTTTAGGAATTTTAGCCCAACCATAGATACCGATATGGTTTTTAAAAATCAAACTACTTGGGTCAATTTTGGCATTCGTACCGATCTATTTAATTGGTATTACGACTTTTAA
- the cyoE gene encoding heme o synthase: MNLSIAHSQSNVQLMLRNFTEITKFRLSISVLFSSVAGYLLGADHIDFSVLFLLCVGGYAMVGASNVFNQIVERDLDALMERTKDRPLPAGRMSVRSAFILGVILTLLGIGVLYSINPITAMFGAVSIFMYVSLYTPLKTKTPLSVFVGAFPGAIPFMLGWVAATGSFGIEPGTLFMIQFFWQFPHFWAIGWFLYDDYEKGGFYMLPNGKRDKGTALQVVLYCIWTVLISLVPVLGITGKLFLTPISGVLVGLIGIGLLYYAVKLYREKTSKAAKQLMLASVSYITLLQIIYVADKFIR; encoded by the coding sequence ATGAATTTGTCCATAGCCCATTCCCAATCCAACGTGCAATTGATGCTTCGGAATTTTACTGAAATAACCAAATTTCGGCTTTCCATCAGTGTTTTATTTTCTTCCGTTGCTGGTTATTTATTGGGAGCTGACCATATCGATTTTTCTGTACTCTTTCTTTTATGTGTTGGAGGTTACGCCATGGTGGGTGCATCCAATGTTTTTAACCAGATTGTGGAGCGGGATCTGGATGCTTTAATGGAGAGGACCAAAGATAGACCCTTGCCCGCGGGTAGAATGAGTGTACGGTCCGCTTTTATTTTAGGAGTAATCTTGACCCTTTTAGGGATAGGGGTTTTATATTCCATAAATCCCATTACGGCAATGTTCGGTGCTGTTTCAATTTTTATGTACGTGAGTTTGTACACTCCTTTAAAAACGAAAACGCCCCTATCTGTTTTTGTGGGTGCCTTTCCTGGTGCTATTCCGTTTATGTTGGGATGGGTCGCCGCTACTGGAAGTTTTGGAATTGAGCCGGGAACCTTATTTATGATTCAATTCTTCTGGCAATTTCCCCACTTTTGGGCAATTGGGTGGTTTCTTTATGATGATTATGAAAAGGGCGGTTTTTATATGCTTCCGAATGGAAAGAGAGATAAAGGCACTGCCCTCCAAGTTGTTCTGTACTGTATATGGACTGTGCTGATTTCTTTGGTTCCGGTATTGGGTATTACAGGGAAATTATTTTTAACCCCTATTTCTGGGGTATTGGTTGGACTGATAGGAATTGGACTACTCTATTATGCGGTAAAACTGTATCGCGAAAAGACATCAAAAGCCGCCAAACAACTAATGCTCGCTAGCGTTAGTTATATTACCTTGCTACAAATTATTTATGTAGCAGATAAATTTATTAGATAG
- a CDS encoding energy transducer TonB has product MEANVKTPRNKREEKKQVNIKWNSTLFFQIGIIVSSLAIFFLMQTSFEIGSPENPKDSGYVLVDPPVIDYQLDIDLPKKVEPVKKTVVKPKTVVQPIKSTVTPVENDEKDVIETPVAPTDVPIEPTVKSIELPPAPEPSAPLSILNVEYVPVYPGCESLGTNAEKVECLSSQLNVFINRNFRKELLSEMGSNQIYRIYVQFKIDSKGFITDVKANSANEKLKNEAMRVVAKLPRMKPGRQGDKSVDVVYTVPISFRIP; this is encoded by the coding sequence ATGGAAGCAAATGTCAAAACCCCTCGAAACAAGAGAGAAGAAAAAAAGCAAGTGAATATTAAGTGGAACTCTACCCTTTTCTTTCAAATTGGAATTATTGTAAGTAGTCTTGCCATTTTCTTCTTAATGCAGACTTCTTTTGAAATAGGATCTCCTGAAAATCCAAAGGATTCTGGTTACGTACTAGTGGATCCACCCGTTATAGATTACCAATTGGACATCGATCTGCCCAAAAAAGTGGAGCCAGTAAAAAAAACTGTGGTTAAACCGAAGACTGTAGTTCAGCCTATTAAATCTACCGTAACACCCGTAGAAAATGATGAAAAGGACGTTATTGAAACTCCGGTTGCTCCAACAGATGTTCCCATTGAACCCACGGTGAAATCCATAGAATTGCCGCCAGCACCTGAACCAAGCGCGCCGCTTTCAATTCTTAATGTTGAATATGTACCTGTCTATCCAGGATGTGAAAGTTTGGGGACCAATGCTGAAAAGGTAGAATGTTTGTCCTCTCAATTAAATGTTTTTATTAATAGGAATTTCAGAAAAGAACTTCTTTCAGAAATGGGTTCTAATCAAATCTATAGAATCTACGTACAGTTTAAAATTGATTCCAAAGGTTTTATTACGGATGTTAAAGCCAATTCCGCAAATGAAAAATTAAAAAATGAGGCAATGCGAGTTGTGGCTAAATTACCGAGAATGAAACCAGGACGACAAGGAGATAAATCCGTAGATGTAGTTTATACAGTTCCTATAAGTTTTAGAATTCCTTAA
- a CDS encoding MBL fold metallo-hydrolase — protein MGFRLSVVLFFLLSGIASISQTDTGKETYTKMLKVQNNIYVLQSDGGNIGLSFGKDGIFMVDDFFSGNVEQMQKEIKKISDKPVRFVVNTHFHNDHSGGNPILAKEGATIFSHELVRERLMKVMNEGAKKLSEDLLPMVTFEEKINFYFNNEKIVVFHVPNAHTDGDVMVYFTQSNVLQTGDVFVNGQYPFIDLKNGGSVKGYEAGIQKALALINQQTKIIPGHGPISTYKELENNLRLLSVTYKKVTQQVLLGKTEDEVANMKELTDTYNESGYKPGYVTADDFIRTLYKDASSGSSEKKERLKENEDARKKYEQIKRQQESKKKKKN, from the coding sequence ATGGGCTTTAGATTATCGGTCGTTTTATTTTTTCTATTATCGGGAATTGCATCAATATCCCAAACGGATACTGGAAAAGAAACTTATACAAAAATGCTAAAGGTTCAAAACAACATCTATGTGTTGCAGAGTGATGGCGGCAATATTGGATTGAGTTTTGGAAAAGATGGAATTTTTATGGTGGACGACTTTTTTTCCGGGAATGTTGAGCAAATGCAAAAGGAAATTAAGAAGATAAGCGACAAGCCCGTGCGGTTTGTAGTAAATACCCACTTTCATAATGATCATAGTGGAGGGAATCCAATCCTAGCCAAGGAGGGAGCAACAATTTTTTCCCACGAACTGGTTCGGGAACGATTGATGAAGGTGATGAATGAAGGTGCAAAAAAACTATCAGAAGACCTTTTGCCGATGGTAACTTTTGAAGAAAAAATAAACTTTTATTTCAACAATGAAAAAATAGTTGTTTTTCACGTTCCCAATGCCCATACAGACGGAGATGTCATGGTTTACTTTACACAGAGTAACGTCTTACAAACTGGAGACGTTTTTGTTAATGGGCAATACCCTTTTATTGATCTGAAGAACGGAGGAAGTGTGAAAGGTTACGAAGCTGGTATTCAGAAGGCTTTGGCTTTAATAAACCAACAAACCAAGATTATTCCCGGTCACGGCCCTATTTCAACATATAAAGAACTGGAAAACAACCTTCGGCTGCTATCGGTTACATATAAGAAAGTGACCCAACAAGTTCTATTGGGTAAAACGGAAGATGAGGTAGCCAATATGAAAGAACTTACTGATACCTATAATGAAAGTGGATATAAGCCAGGCTACGTAACTGCCGATGATTTTATAAGAACCTTATATAAAGATGCTTCCAGCGGAAGTTCAGAAAAAAAGGAAAGACTCAAGGAAAATGAGGATGCCCGAAAGAAGTATGAGCAGATAAAACGGCAACAGGAATCTAAAAAGAAGAAAAAGAACTAG
- the gcvH gene encoding glycine cleavage system protein GcvH, with amino-acid sequence MNIPNNLKFTKDHEWVRIEGDKATVGITDFAQSELGDIVYVEVETVGDTLDRDEVFGTVEAVKTVSDLFLPLSGEILEFNEELESEPEKVNTDPYGEGWLVKMKISNPDEISDLLDDAGYKAIIGK; translated from the coding sequence ATGAATATTCCTAACAACTTGAAATTTACCAAGGATCACGAATGGGTCCGAATTGAGGGCGATAAAGCCACTGTAGGTATAACAGATTTCGCTCAAAGCGAACTGGGCGACATTGTATATGTAGAAGTAGAAACAGTGGGCGATACTCTAGACAGAGATGAGGTTTTTGGAACTGTTGAAGCAGTGAAGACCGTTTCCGATCTTTTCCTTCCGCTATCTGGAGAAATTTTGGAATTCAATGAAGAATTGGAATCTGAGCCAGAAAAAGTAAATACCGATCCTTACGGCGAAGGCTGGTTGGTTAAGATGAAAATATCAAATCCTGACGAGATTTCAGATCTTTTGGATGATGCGGGATATAAAGCTATTATTGGAAAATAA